A genome region from Jeotgalibacillus aurantiacus includes the following:
- the proB gene encoding glutamate 5-kinase, which translates to MTSDSQKRVVIKIGSSSLTSSSGDISRRKIQRITDQVAELKDDGHEVVLVSSGAVAAGYRTLGFVNRPSSLPEKQAAAAIGQGRLIETYSELFSSHGYAASQILITRSDFSDETRYNNVRNTINVLLERGIVPIVNENDTVTTDRLRFGDNDTLSAKVAGLVDSDQLIILSDIDGLYNDDPRKNPEAELLPEVTEITQDIEDMAGEPGSAVGTGGMRSKIDAFKISMASGIPSFLGKAGVPNILVDAVYETARGTYFGVNELDINLDHKRQWIAFNSGPEGEILIEEDAKDTIVNEKGNLLPSQIYQINGYFKKGSVVRILDTKKNKLGLGIVNYSSADLENFQMNETEEAEAAVHNDSFVCELEVAIPIGV; encoded by the coding sequence ATGACATCGGACAGTCAAAAAAGAGTTGTAATTAAAATCGGAAGCAGTTCTTTAACAAGTTCATCAGGAGATATCAGCAGAAGAAAAATTCAGCGGATTACAGATCAGGTTGCAGAATTAAAGGATGACGGGCACGAAGTCGTTCTCGTTTCATCCGGAGCGGTTGCAGCCGGTTACCGTACACTCGGTTTCGTTAACCGTCCATCATCACTGCCGGAAAAGCAGGCGGCAGCTGCAATTGGACAGGGAAGACTAATTGAAACCTACTCTGAATTATTCTCATCTCATGGATACGCTGCTTCACAAATTTTAATTACGCGCAGTGATTTCTCCGATGAGACGCGCTATAACAACGTTAGAAACACGATTAATGTGTTACTGGAACGCGGAATCGTACCAATCGTAAATGAAAACGATACGGTCACGACGGATCGTCTCCGTTTTGGAGATAATGATACGCTTTCTGCCAAAGTAGCAGGTCTTGTGGATTCCGATCAGTTAATTATTCTGTCTGACATTGATGGTCTGTATAACGATGACCCACGCAAAAACCCTGAGGCAGAGTTATTACCGGAAGTGACAGAAATCACACAAGATATTGAGGATATGGCTGGAGAACCCGGTTCCGCAGTCGGGACAGGAGGTATGCGTTCCAAAATTGATGCCTTTAAAATTTCAATGGCATCCGGAATACCATCTTTCCTAGGAAAAGCAGGTGTCCCGAATATTCTGGTTGACGCTGTATATGAAACAGCACGCGGAACGTATTTTGGCGTAAATGAACTTGACATTAATCTTGATCACAAACGTCAATGGATTGCCTTCAACTCAGGTCCGGAAGGTGAGATTCTCATTGAAGAGGATGCAAAAGATACCATTGTGAATGAAAAAGGAAACCTTCTGCCAAGTCAGATCTATCAAATTAACGGCTACTTTAAGAAAGGCAGTGTCGTCCGGATTCTGGACACAAAAAAGAACAAGCTTGGATTAGGAATCGTCAATTATTCTTCAGCAGATCTTGAGAACTTCCAAATGAACGAAACAGAGGAAGCGGAAGCAGCGGTTCACAATGATTCCTTTGTTTGCGAATTGGAAGTGGCGATCCCGATCGGCGTATAA
- the proC gene encoding pyrroline-5-carboxylate reductase, whose protein sequence is MSSEIRVAFIGAGNMAEAMISGIVQTGTLEPHQVTATNRSNEDRLFELHNRYGIQGIVRDKVNLSSYDVIILAMKPKDAEQSLLSIKDSIKPNQVVMSVLAGISTEFMEQHLNEGQQVIRVMPNTSSMLRESATAISPGENVTMKNVKLAKSLLASIGEVYVIDEDQMDLFTGIAGSGPAYFYYLMEHIEKTAHENGMDVKQAREIGAQTILGAAKMMIERDETPTELRQNVTSPNGTTAAGLNALEESGGGNAIKAAIEGAMNRSKEITEQMAKATVQ, encoded by the coding sequence ATGTCATCAGAAATCAGAGTAGCCTTTATTGGGGCTGGAAACATGGCGGAAGCGATGATTTCAGGGATTGTACAAACAGGTACACTCGAGCCTCACCAGGTAACGGCAACGAACAGAAGCAATGAAGACCGGTTGTTTGAGCTTCATAACCGCTATGGCATTCAGGGAATTGTAAGAGACAAAGTAAATCTTTCTTCTTATGATGTCATCATTTTAGCGATGAAGCCAAAAGATGCTGAACAATCATTGTTATCCATTAAAGACTCTATTAAACCGAATCAGGTTGTAATGAGCGTACTTGCAGGGATTTCAACGGAATTTATGGAACAGCATCTGAATGAAGGACAGCAGGTCATCAGAGTGATGCCAAATACGTCGAGTATGCTGAGAGAATCAGCGACTGCCATCTCACCGGGAGAAAATGTGACGATGAAAAATGTCAAGCTTGCGAAAAGCCTGCTGGCATCAATCGGTGAGGTATATGTGATTGATGAAGACCAGATGGATTTGTTTACAGGCATTGCAGGCAGTGGACCGGCTTACTTCTATTATTTGATGGAACACATTGAAAAGACGGCACATGAAAACGGGATGGATGTAAAACAGGCCCGTGAAATTGGTGCCCAGACAATTTTAGGCGCTGCAAAAATGATGATTGAGCGTGATGAAACACCAACTGAGCTCAGACAAAATGTAACGTCGCCAAATGGTACAACCGCAGCCGGACTGAATGCTTTAGAAGAAAGCGGTGGAGGAAACGCCATTAAAGCAGCGATTGAAGGCGCAATGAACAGATCCAAGGAAATCACAGAACAAATGGCTAAAGCAACGGTGCAGTAA
- a CDS encoding gamma-glutamylcyclotransferase: MSQIFFVYGTLRKHGTAHDLIFNETLLASQAKTAGKLYVGDHLDPILVPSENQTSYGELYQVADEKADDVIKWMKKTGKVEKIKVMTDHLGEVDALTQVDDGSHQKAEEVRFNDWLVHLELDRPVHYYYAYGSCMDNERFKLASVDHLFINKIGGGVTDRLEMNYSLTVHDGGRANIIETGQPGEGVLYKVNQEALAYLFEREGVHTGMYRPVMIDVRVGDRTYEKSISFIVIDPSEEIAPPLHYATEIIRGSKNVVSDEYHKKLVQDLKEKFNVTVE, encoded by the coding sequence TTGAGTCAGATTTTTTTTGTATATGGGACTTTAAGAAAACATGGTACTGCTCACGATTTAATTTTCAATGAAACGTTATTGGCTTCACAGGCTAAAACGGCAGGAAAACTGTATGTAGGTGATCACTTGGATCCGATACTTGTTCCTTCAGAGAATCAGACCTCATATGGGGAACTTTATCAAGTGGCGGATGAAAAAGCTGATGACGTAATAAAATGGATGAAGAAAACAGGAAAAGTTGAAAAGATCAAAGTGATGACTGATCATTTAGGAGAAGTGGACGCTCTTACACAGGTGGATGACGGTTCACATCAGAAAGCGGAAGAAGTCAGGTTTAATGATTGGCTTGTACACCTTGAACTCGACCGTCCTGTTCATTATTACTATGCGTATGGTTCCTGTATGGATAATGAACGTTTTAAACTGGCCTCAGTTGATCATCTGTTTATAAATAAAATTGGCGGTGGTGTAACAGACAGACTTGAAATGAATTACAGTCTTACTGTTCACGACGGAGGGCGTGCGAATATAATAGAAACAGGTCAGCCTGGTGAGGGTGTGTTATATAAAGTGAATCAGGAAGCCCTTGCTTATTTATTTGAGCGGGAAGGGGTTCACACGGGGATGTATCGCCCGGTGATGATTGATGTCCGTGTCGGTGACCGCACGTATGAGAAAAGCATCTCTTTTATTGTTATTGATCCGTCTGAAGAGATTGCACCACCACTTCATTACGCGACAGAAATTATCAGAGGATCAAAAAATGTCGTCAGCGATGAGTATCATAAAAAGCTCGTACAGGATTTAAAAGAAAAATTTAACGTAACGGTCGAATAA
- a CDS encoding SGNH/GDSL hydrolase family protein: MKKRKIVAAGIVLTASLSALPVQTKAEITSPEVYIALGDSVAAGVTPNESVDAGYTDIIAAELGQSGLLAAFSKDFAVPGFTTSNVLELFDNEAVRDSVSQATMITLSAGANNVLGLVQQDDLGQTVSYNQLTANFALNNMRIEYGEILDTIQELNPDADIYAIGYYFPYPHVKEKQQDGVRKVLETVNTIIQNEAESRGLTYVPVAEEFNAAGTAYLPNPTDVHPNQEGYVSIANSFFDVAAPFLEASINDIPPNPGLSPFIQELLEQNPQMQMQSSPEEAEQPEEMELEGTAEDGIGHSFKDPDNLLGYSRMMT, from the coding sequence GTGAAAAAAAGAAAAATAGTAGCAGCCGGAATCGTGTTGACTGCTTCTTTATCAGCATTACCGGTTCAAACAAAAGCAGAAATTACTTCTCCTGAGGTATATATAGCGCTTGGAGACTCTGTTGCAGCAGGAGTCACACCGAACGAATCAGTCGACGCAGGCTATACAGATATCATCGCAGCAGAGCTCGGGCAGTCCGGTCTGCTTGCAGCATTCTCAAAGGATTTTGCCGTTCCAGGCTTTACAACGTCTAATGTGCTGGAGCTTTTTGATAATGAGGCGGTTCGTGACAGCGTCTCACAGGCTACGATGATTACGCTGTCTGCAGGAGCTAATAACGTCCTTGGTCTTGTTCAGCAGGACGACCTCGGTCAGACCGTGAGCTACAACCAGCTGACTGCCAACTTTGCGCTCAATAATATGAGGATAGAGTACGGTGAGATTCTTGATACCATTCAGGAATTAAATCCTGATGCCGATATTTATGCGATCGGATACTACTTCCCTTATCCTCATGTAAAGGAAAAGCAGCAGGATGGCGTAAGAAAAGTTCTGGAAACGGTGAACACCATTATTCAGAACGAAGCTGAATCAAGAGGGCTGACCTATGTTCCTGTTGCAGAAGAATTTAATGCCGCAGGAACAGCTTACTTGCCAAACCCTACTGACGTTCACCCGAATCAGGAAGGATACGTTTCAATCGCGAACTCATTTTTTGACGTTGCTGCTCCATTTTTAGAGGCGTCCATTAATGATATTCCACCAAATCCAGGTCTCTCACCATTTATTCAGGAATTACTGGAGCAAAACCCGCAGATGCAAATGCAAAGCAGTCCGGAAGAAGCTGAACAACCTGAAGAGATGGAACTTGAAGGAACTGCAGAAGATGGAATCGGACATTCATTTAAAGATCCGGATAACCTGCTTGGATACAGCAGGATGATGACATAA
- a CDS encoding alanine/glycine:cation symporter family protein gives MLETLLFVKAIDSFATTVNGFLWDYILIVVLIGCGLFFTIKSGFLQFTSLGDMLKLLTEKSTISSEGRRGISSFKAFTISTASRVGTGNLAGVATAIALGGPGAVFWMWVIALVGAASAFVESTLAQVYKVKDKEGFRGGPAYYMEKGLNARWLGIIFAIIISITFGLVFNSVQSNTISLALEGSFGWNRSIVGLVLVVLTAAVIFGGVKRVAAVTSIVVPVMAILYILLALFILFTNLDKVLPMFQIIFSNAFGFTEVVSGGIGAAILNGVKRGLFSNEAGMGSAPNAAATASVTHPAKQGLIQSLGVFVDTLVICTATALIIIMSGEYLNGSDGIQLTQDALAFHVGSWAGTFVSIAIFLFAFSSIVGNYYYGETNIEFIKYSPVYKNLYRIIVVAMVYFGAVQEFGVVWNLADVSMGTMALINLVAISLLSPLAFKVLNDYKKQKRQGIDPVFYKNRIEGLKNTECWDDGPLEK, from the coding sequence ATGTTGGAAACATTATTATTTGTCAAAGCGATTGACAGTTTTGCCACGACTGTGAATGGATTTTTGTGGGATTACATATTAATCGTCGTTCTGATCGGCTGCGGTTTGTTCTTTACGATCAAGAGCGGCTTCCTTCAGTTTACTTCACTCGGAGACATGCTGAAGCTTCTGACTGAAAAGTCCACGATTTCATCAGAAGGAAGACGTGGAATTTCATCTTTTAAAGCCTTTACGATCTCTACTGCTTCACGTGTAGGAACAGGAAACCTTGCAGGGGTAGCTACAGCGATCGCACTTGGCGGACCGGGGGCTGTTTTCTGGATGTGGGTCATTGCCCTTGTTGGTGCAGCATCTGCTTTTGTGGAGTCAACACTTGCCCAGGTTTATAAAGTGAAAGATAAGGAAGGGTTCCGTGGAGGACCTGCCTATTACATGGAAAAAGGATTAAATGCGAGATGGCTGGGTATTATTTTTGCTATTATCATTTCGATTACGTTTGGTCTTGTATTTAATTCAGTTCAGTCCAATACGATCTCGCTTGCCCTTGAAGGGTCATTTGGCTGGAACCGTTCCATTGTAGGACTAGTGCTTGTTGTGCTCACGGCAGCTGTTATTTTTGGAGGGGTCAAACGGGTTGCAGCGGTGACGAGTATCGTCGTTCCGGTGATGGCCATTCTGTATATTCTACTTGCATTGTTTATTCTTTTTACCAACCTTGATAAAGTACTGCCGATGTTTCAGATCATTTTCAGTAATGCTTTTGGTTTCACAGAAGTCGTTTCCGGCGGAATTGGTGCAGCCATTCTGAATGGGGTAAAGCGCGGTTTGTTCTCAAACGAAGCCGGTATGGGTAGTGCTCCTAATGCTGCTGCGACTGCTTCTGTTACACACCCTGCCAAACAGGGTCTGATCCAGTCACTTGGTGTTTTTGTTGATACACTCGTTATTTGTACCGCAACTGCCCTGATTATCATTATGTCAGGAGAATACTTAAACGGCAGTGACGGCATTCAGCTCACTCAGGATGCGCTTGCATTCCATGTAGGCAGCTGGGCAGGAACATTTGTCAGTATCGCGATTTTCCTTTTTGCCTTCAGCTCTATTGTAGGTAACTATTATTACGGCGAAACAAATATTGAGTTTATTAAATACAGTCCGGTTTACAAAAACCTTTACCGAATTATTGTTGTGGCAATGGTTTATTTCGGGGCTGTTCAGGAGTTTGGAGTTGTCTGGAATCTTGCAGACGTTTCAATGGGAACGATGGCACTGATCAACCTTGTTGCGATCTCATTGCTTTCACCTTTAGCCTTTAAAGTATTAAATGATTATAAGAAGCAGAAACGTCAGGGAATTGATCCAGTGTTTTATAAAAACAGAATAGAAGGCCTGAAAAATACCGAGTGCTGGGATGACGGACCACTTGAAAAGTAA
- the parC gene encoding DNA topoisomerase IV subunit A encodes MTATERFQDLPLEEVLGDRFGRYSKYIIQERALPDARDGLKPVQRRILYAMHMEGNTHEKGFRKSAKTVGNVIGNYHPHGDSSVYDAMVRMSQSWKVRNRLVEMHGNNGSIDGDPAAAMRYTEARLSAISGELLRDIDSETVDHIPNFDDTSEEPVVLPARYPNLLVNGSTGISAGYATEIPPHHLGEVIDAAVMRIEDPSCTVDDLMKVIKGPDFPTGGIIQGVDGIKNAYETGKGKIVIRGKVDIEDIRGGKQQLVITEIPYEVNKAVLVKKMDEFRADRKVEGIAEVRDETDRTGLRIVIELKKEADATGVLNFLYKNSDLQVHYNFNMVAIYNKRPMLMGLNSLLDAYIEHQKEVVTRRTKFDYDKAQKRKHIVEGLIKALSVLDEVIEAIRASKDKKDAKENIKRLFDFTEAQAEAIVSLQLYRLTNTDVTALQKEAEELDAKVEQLEAILNNETKLMSVIKKELRGIQKQYQNDRLSVIEDVIEDIKINMEVLIASEDVIASVTADGYIKRTSLRSYSASNGKDFAMKESDRMLGLFNINTTESILLFTNKGNYIHYPVHLLPEIRWKDLGQHVSSLVTLEKDEQLVRVIPVNDFSGEKYLTFITRNGMLKKSELSLYNAQRTARALVALNVKKGDELLDVFVTDGTKEILLATSLGYGLRFHESEAAPIGQRAAGVKGINLKDGDEVIGGQIVSEESQLIVMTQRGSVKKMSVSEFELSGRAKRGLVMLRELKSNPHRIVGILAVENKSDIAVSAETEKGERIAINPASLRVNDRYSNGSFVIDEQKSGKVKKVWFELNTEEV; translated from the coding sequence ATGACAGCAACAGAACGCTTTCAAGATCTTCCTCTCGAAGAAGTTTTAGGGGACAGATTTGGACGATACAGTAAATACATTATTCAGGAGCGGGCTCTTCCAGACGCAAGGGATGGACTGAAGCCTGTTCAAAGACGAATTCTTTATGCCATGCATATGGAAGGAAACACGCATGAAAAAGGCTTTCGTAAATCTGCTAAAACCGTCGGAAATGTAATCGGTAATTATCATCCGCACGGTGATTCGTCTGTGTATGATGCGATGGTTCGGATGAGCCAGTCATGGAAAGTGCGTAACCGTCTTGTTGAAATGCACGGTAATAACGGTAGTATTGACGGGGATCCTGCGGCAGCAATGCGATATACAGAGGCAAGGCTGTCAGCGATCTCAGGGGAATTGCTCCGCGATATTGATTCGGAGACCGTTGATCATATTCCAAACTTTGATGATACTTCAGAAGAGCCCGTTGTTCTGCCTGCACGTTATCCAAACCTGCTGGTTAATGGATCTACAGGAATTTCAGCCGGATATGCCACTGAAATTCCGCCTCATCATTTAGGTGAGGTCATTGATGCTGCCGTTATGCGCATCGAAGATCCGTCATGTACGGTGGATGATCTCATGAAAGTCATCAAAGGTCCGGATTTTCCTACAGGTGGCATTATTCAGGGTGTTGACGGCATCAAAAACGCCTATGAAACCGGAAAAGGTAAAATTGTCATTCGCGGAAAAGTTGATATTGAAGACATCCGCGGAGGTAAACAGCAGCTGGTCATTACAGAAATTCCTTACGAGGTCAACAAAGCCGTTCTCGTTAAAAAAATGGATGAGTTCCGTGCAGACCGTAAAGTGGAAGGAATTGCAGAAGTTCGTGATGAAACAGACAGAACCGGACTGCGGATTGTCATCGAGCTGAAAAAAGAAGCAGACGCGACAGGCGTACTCAACTTCCTGTACAAAAATTCAGATCTGCAGGTACATTACAACTTTAATATGGTTGCCATTTATAATAAACGCCCGATGCTGATGGGGCTGAACAGTCTTCTTGATGCGTATATTGAGCATCAGAAGGAAGTTGTGACAAGAAGAACGAAATTCGACTATGATAAAGCACAGAAAAGAAAACATATCGTTGAAGGTCTGATCAAAGCCTTATCCGTGCTTGACGAAGTAATTGAGGCAATCAGAGCTTCCAAGGATAAAAAAGATGCGAAGGAGAACATCAAACGGCTGTTTGATTTCACAGAAGCACAGGCAGAGGCCATTGTGTCCTTACAGCTTTACCGCTTAACAAACACAGATGTGACGGCACTTCAAAAAGAAGCTGAAGAACTGGATGCCAAAGTGGAACAGCTCGAGGCTATTTTGAATAATGAAACGAAGCTGATGTCTGTCATTAAGAAAGAATTAAGAGGTATCCAAAAGCAGTACCAAAATGACCGTTTATCTGTGATTGAAGATGTCATTGAAGATATCAAGATTAATATGGAAGTACTCATTGCCAGTGAAGATGTCATTGCATCGGTAACGGCTGACGGCTATATTAAACGGACATCGCTGCGATCTTATTCCGCATCCAATGGTAAGGATTTTGCGATGAAGGAATCAGACAGGATGCTTGGGCTCTTTAACATCAATACGACGGAGTCCATTCTGCTGTTCACAAATAAAGGGAACTATATTCACTATCCGGTCCATCTGCTGCCGGAAATCCGCTGGAAGGATCTCGGTCAGCACGTATCATCACTCGTGACGCTTGAGAAGGATGAGCAGCTTGTACGCGTAATTCCGGTAAATGATTTCAGTGGTGAAAAGTATCTGACGTTCATTACACGAAATGGGATGCTGAAAAAATCAGAACTCTCACTTTATAATGCTCAGCGAACAGCGAGAGCACTCGTTGCTTTAAATGTGAAAAAAGGCGATGAGCTTCTTGATGTTTTCGTGACTGACGGAACGAAAGAAATACTTCTTGCCACGTCACTTGGCTATGGACTTCGATTCCACGAATCTGAAGCTGCACCAATTGGTCAGCGTGCAGCTGGTGTGAAAGGAATCAACCTGAAGGATGGCGACGAAGTCATCGGAGGACAGATTGTATCAGAGGAATCTCAGCTGATTGTGATGACACAGCGCGGATCTGTAAAGAAAATGTCAGTGTCAGAATTCGAGTTGAGCGGCAGAGCGAAAAGAGGACTGGTCATGCTGAGGGAACTGAAAAGTAATCCTCACCGGATTGTCGGCATCCTTGCCGTTGAAAATAAATCAGATATCGCTGTTTCCGCAGAAACGGAAAAGGGAGAGCGGATTGCGATCAATCCTGCCTCACTCAGGGTGAATGACCGATACTCAAACGGCTCCTTTGTCATTGATGAACAGAAGAGTGGTAAGGTCAAGAAGGTATGGTTTGAATTGAACACAGAAGAGGTTTAA
- the parE gene encoding DNA topoisomerase IV subunit B — protein MMEYNDDAIQVLEGLEAVRKRPGMYIGSTDARGLHHLVYEIVDNSVDEALGGYGERIDVKIHEDDSISVRDFGRGMPTGIHRSGKPTPEVIFTVLHAGGKFGQGGYKTSGGLHGVGASVVNALSEWLEVTIYRDGFIYKQRFESGGKPVTTLEKAGKTKESGTYIHFKPDPSIFSVTHFNYETLSERLRESAFLLKGFTIDIEDKRDGNKETFKFDTGIEAFVSYLNEEKDTLHPVVSFEGSQNGIEAEFAFQFNDGFSETVLSFVNNVRTKDGGTHEAGAKTAVTRVFNEYARKVNLLKEKDKNLEGSDIREGFASVISVRVPEEILQFEGQTKSKLGTTEARSAVDSIIAGELLYFLEENPEISTLLIKKAIRAQQAREAARRAREDARNGKKRKKSDTILSGKLTPAQSRNAAKNELYLVEGDSAGGSAKQGRDRKFQAVLPLRGKVINTEKAKLADIFKNEEINTIIHAIGAGVGADFNLDDVQYDKIVIMTDADTDGAHIQVLLLTFFYRYMKPLVEAGRVYIALPPLYKVSKGSGKKEVIEYAWTDDELGSVTKKVGKGYMLQRYKGLGEMNASQLWETTMDPATRTLIRVRIDDGARAERRVTTLMGDKVEPRRRWIESHVAFGLEDNQNILENESIMVSEEE, from the coding sequence ATGATGGAATATAACGACGATGCCATCCAGGTGCTCGAGGGACTTGAAGCAGTACGAAAGCGTCCCGGGATGTATATCGGTTCAACTGATGCCAGAGGACTTCACCATCTGGTATATGAGATTGTAGATAATTCCGTCGATGAAGCACTCGGCGGGTATGGCGAACGAATTGACGTGAAAATTCATGAGGATGACAGTATTTCTGTCCGGGATTTCGGACGGGGGATGCCTACCGGAATTCACCGGTCGGGCAAGCCGACTCCAGAAGTCATTTTTACCGTTCTTCATGCAGGCGGAAAATTTGGACAGGGTGGATACAAAACGAGTGGAGGCCTGCACGGTGTCGGTGCTTCAGTTGTGAATGCACTATCTGAATGGCTAGAGGTAACGATCTACCGTGATGGTTTTATTTATAAGCAGCGGTTTGAATCAGGCGGTAAGCCGGTAACGACGCTTGAGAAAGCCGGTAAAACAAAAGAATCCGGAACTTATATTCACTTTAAGCCGGATCCATCGATTTTTAGTGTCACTCATTTTAATTACGAGACGTTAAGTGAACGGCTTAGAGAAAGTGCTTTTTTACTGAAGGGTTTTACAATTGATATTGAGGATAAGCGTGACGGCAACAAAGAAACGTTTAAATTCGATACAGGAATTGAAGCATTTGTTTCGTACCTTAACGAAGAGAAAGATACGCTCCACCCGGTCGTGTCATTTGAAGGCTCACAGAACGGCATTGAAGCGGAATTTGCTTTTCAGTTCAATGACGGGTTTTCTGAAACCGTTCTGTCCTTTGTCAATAATGTAAGAACCAAAGATGGCGGGACTCATGAAGCAGGTGCAAAAACAGCAGTCACCCGTGTATTTAATGAATACGCGAGAAAAGTAAATCTCCTGAAGGAAAAAGATAAAAACCTTGAAGGGTCAGATATCAGAGAAGGTTTTGCAAGTGTCATTTCTGTCAGGGTTCCAGAAGAAATTCTGCAATTTGAAGGACAGACCAAAAGTAAACTTGGAACAACAGAGGCAAGGTCTGCCGTTGACAGCATTATTGCAGGAGAGTTGCTCTATTTTCTGGAGGAAAACCCGGAGATCAGCACACTGTTAATCAAAAAGGCGATTCGTGCACAACAGGCGAGGGAGGCTGCAAGAAGAGCCAGGGAAGATGCACGTAATGGAAAGAAAAGAAAAAAGTCAGATACAATTCTTTCCGGAAAGCTGACACCTGCCCAGTCAAGGAATGCGGCTAAAAACGAATTATATCTCGTCGAGGGTGATTCTGCCGGTGGAAGTGCAAAGCAGGGACGTGACAGGAAGTTTCAGGCAGTCCTGCCGCTCCGCGGAAAAGTCATCAACACTGAAAAAGCCAAGCTTGCTGATATATTTAAAAATGAAGAGATTAATACGATTATCCATGCAATCGGTGCAGGTGTAGGTGCTGATTTTAATCTGGATGATGTTCAATACGATAAAATTGTCATCATGACCGATGCCGATACGGATGGTGCACATATTCAGGTCTTACTTCTGACATTCTTCTACCGTTACATGAAACCGCTTGTGGAGGCTGGAAGAGTGTATATTGCCCTGCCGCCACTGTACAAGGTAAGTAAGGGAAGCGGGAAGAAAGAAGTAATTGAGTATGCATGGACAGATGATGAACTCGGTTCGGTTACAAAAAAGGTCGGGAAAGGTTATATGCTTCAGCGTTACAAAGGACTTGGTGAGATGAATGCTTCCCAGCTCTGGGAAACAACCATGGATCCCGCTACGAGGACGCTGATCCGCGTTAGAATCGATGATGGTGCAAGAGCGGAACGCAGAGTGACCACTTTGATGGGGGATAAAGTAGAGCCGCGCAGAAGGTGGATTGAATCCCACGTCGCGTTTGGTCTTGAAGATAACCAGAATATTTTAGAGAATGAGTCAATCATGGTTTCGGAGGAGGAATAA
- a CDS encoding CoA-binding protein produces the protein MNNPSREQIKEILDTSKRIAVIGLSDDPSRTSYGVSEAMQAAGYEIIPVNPMIKEALGVKAVKNLSEIEGKIDIVNVFRRSVFLPELAEDFLKSDAPVFWTQLGVVDEEVFRKVESAGRTVIMDRCIKVEHSLTRS, from the coding sequence ATCAATAATCCATCAAGAGAACAGATCAAAGAAATTCTGGACACATCAAAAAGAATTGCAGTGATCGGTTTAAGTGATGATCCGTCAAGAACATCATACGGAGTATCTGAAGCGATGCAGGCAGCGGGGTACGAAATTATTCCTGTCAATCCGATGATTAAAGAAGCTTTAGGTGTTAAGGCAGTGAAGAACCTGTCAGAAATTGAAGGTAAAATTGATATTGTGAATGTTTTCAGACGATCGGTATTTTTACCGGAACTTGCAGAGGATTTTCTAAAATCTGATGCACCTGTTTTCTGGACGCAGCTTGGCGTGGTGGATGAGGAAGTATTCCGTAAAGTCGAATCAGCAGGCCGTACCGTCATTATGGACCGGTGTATCAAGGTTGAACACAGTCTGACCAGATCTTAA